A window of the Algoriphagus halophilus genome harbors these coding sequences:
- a CDS encoding UPF0158 family protein, with the protein MFSLTEKEVESISTQLLKGNVCFYQIDKKKIHHMPDDEDYFNYDLTEEEEDILDEIEDNPDNFAEFTKMEPAQEHQMMQDFVDRKIKEKNLAEDLVNALSKPKASTGFKFLIDESKYKNEWLEYRLSKYHDWVKEQVDSFNYSED; encoded by the coding sequence ATGTTTTCGCTTACTGAAAAAGAGGTTGAATCAATATCAACCCAATTGCTGAAAGGCAATGTATGTTTCTATCAAATCGATAAAAAGAAGATTCATCATATGCCCGATGACGAAGATTATTTCAACTATGATCTCACCGAAGAGGAAGAGGATATTCTAGACGAAATAGAAGATAATCCTGACAATTTTGCTGAGTTCACTAAAATGGAACCTGCCCAAGAGCATCAAATGATGCAGGACTTTGTCGATAGAAAAATCAAGGAGAAAAACTTAGCCGAGGATTTGGTCAATGCCTTGAGTAAACCAAAGGCTTCTACGGGTTTTAAGTTTTTAATTGATGAATCCAAATACAAGAATGAATGGTTGGAGTACAGGCTTTCGAAATACCATGATTGGGTAAAAGAGCAAGTTGATAGCTTCAATTATTCTGAAGATTAA
- a CDS encoding cytidine deaminase, translated as MGKKIKISAELEELAWEELENEDQELILEAKSISKDAYAPYSNFQVGAAAKLNSGRILRSSNQENVSFPVGVCAERLLLGYAGANYPEDPVKKLAIVAKRKGEKDWASVSPCGLCRQTISETEMRFNQAITLLILRPEGQVLKIPGIQALLPFKFEDLNG; from the coding sequence ATGGGTAAAAAAATTAAAATATCGGCCGAATTAGAAGAGTTGGCTTGGGAGGAATTGGAGAATGAGGATCAGGAATTGATTTTAGAGGCAAAATCAATTAGTAAAGATGCCTATGCACCCTATTCAAATTTTCAAGTTGGTGCGGCTGCTAAACTAAATTCGGGTAGGATTTTGAGGTCCAGTAATCAGGAGAATGTAAGTTTCCCTGTAGGAGTTTGTGCCGAACGATTGTTATTAGGATATGCAGGAGCTAATTATCCAGAAGATCCAGTTAAAAAGTTGGCGATTGTAGCCAAAAGAAAAGGCGAAAAAGATTGGGCCTCAGTTTCACCTTGTGGGTTATGCCGGCAGACCATCAGCGAAACAGAGATGAGGTTTAATCAAGCGATCACCTTACTCATCTTAAGACCAGAAGGTCAAGTGCTTAAGATTCCGGGAATTCAGGCTCTATTGCCTTTTAAATTTGAGGATTTGAATGGGTAA
- a CDS encoding M1 family metallopeptidase, with translation MRKSIFSLLIVFFSISSSYSQNWDWGGPMDPLQEKFKVLHYQLELEILLDSKSIKGKNRITFDAPEKLDTLRLNLIDEYVVSRVLMNGEEVSFTHQNDILDIIPIDCRCNSVEVFYEGVTPIAINPPWTGGFTWELDLMDQHWMGLSSQGEGAKIFMPALDHPSSEPENGVDLFFTVQKPYFVASNGRLIEQKEVGDRITYHWATEYPINNYGINFTVGVFHEAKMDFESISGQKIPMHVFVLQEDEAKAQSLLEVLKVSVETQEKYFGAFPFPNDKIAVVETPYLGMEHQTINAYGNNFQFVPMGDVSYDWLLHHELGHEWFGNKMSVGDWADMWIHEGFTAYGDWLFYEAHGGFDAYLDHAGSVLKTIPHAKPVVSPPNSTEEEAYHGEIYSKGAAVVHGLRGVVGDEVFFPLLKAFISDDRFTYLNQVNTNDFIEFVNAYTGQDLSLFLNFYLKTTNLPVLKVGKKGKDGYQVSLKGIDFTIPVEIETSNGLIKEKIGSKPVFIESTTEIKVDPKGWLMLSK, from the coding sequence ATGCGAAAATCCATATTCTCTCTATTGATTGTCTTCTTTTCTATCTCTTCTTCCTATTCTCAAAATTGGGATTGGGGTGGTCCTATGGATCCTCTGCAAGAGAAATTCAAAGTGTTACATTATCAATTGGAACTTGAAATTCTTTTGGATTCAAAATCCATAAAAGGGAAAAATAGGATCACATTTGATGCCCCTGAAAAACTCGATACCCTTCGACTAAATTTAATTGATGAATATGTGGTGTCCCGTGTTTTGATGAATGGGGAGGAAGTGAGTTTTACTCATCAAAACGATATTTTGGATATCATTCCCATCGATTGTAGGTGCAATTCGGTCGAAGTATTTTACGAAGGGGTTACACCTATTGCTATCAACCCACCTTGGACAGGAGGATTCACTTGGGAGTTAGATTTAATGGATCAGCATTGGATGGGACTTTCTTCCCAAGGTGAAGGGGCTAAGATTTTCATGCCTGCCCTTGACCACCCCTCAAGTGAGCCAGAAAACGGAGTAGATTTATTTTTCACGGTTCAAAAACCCTATTTCGTGGCTTCCAATGGGAGATTAATCGAACAAAAGGAAGTAGGAGATCGCATCACATATCATTGGGCTACGGAGTACCCGATTAATAATTATGGAATAAACTTTACAGTGGGAGTTTTTCATGAAGCTAAAATGGATTTTGAATCCATTTCAGGCCAGAAAATCCCAATGCACGTATTCGTTTTGCAGGAAGATGAAGCAAAAGCTCAATCTTTATTAGAAGTCTTAAAAGTGAGCGTCGAAACACAAGAGAAATATTTTGGAGCATTTCCTTTCCCAAACGATAAAATAGCGGTAGTTGAAACTCCTTATTTAGGGATGGAGCACCAAACCATCAATGCCTATGGGAATAATTTCCAGTTTGTTCCTATGGGGGATGTTTCCTATGATTGGTTATTGCATCATGAACTAGGGCATGAGTGGTTTGGAAATAAAATGTCGGTTGGGGATTGGGCAGATATGTGGATCCATGAAGGTTTTACAGCCTATGGAGATTGGTTGTTTTACGAAGCACATGGTGGTTTTGATGCCTATTTGGATCACGCTGGTTCTGTTTTAAAGACTATTCCACATGCCAAACCAGTGGTATCTCCACCTAACAGTACGGAAGAGGAGGCTTATCATGGTGAGATTTATAGTAAAGGGGCTGCGGTGGTTCACGGTTTGCGTGGGGTAGTTGGAGACGAAGTGTTTTTCCCTCTATTGAAGGCATTTATTTCAGATGATCGTTTTACCTATCTTAATCAAGTGAATACCAATGATTTTATTGAGTTTGTCAATGCCTATACGGGGCAGGATTTAAGTCTATTCCTTAATTTTTATTTGAAAACGACAAACTTGCCTGTACTAAAAGTTGGAAAGAAGGGGAAGGATGGGTATCAAGTGAGCTTGAAAGGGATCGATTTTACCATTCCTGTTGAAATTGAAACTTCCAATGGATTGATTAAAGAAAAGATAGGTTCCAAACCTGTTTTTATTGAAAGTACAACTGAGATTAAAGTTGATCCTAAAGGATGGTTGATGTTATCCAAATAA
- a CDS encoding HdeD family acid-resistance protein has protein sequence MTSQPFKTIKKALDYWYLLTLIGAVFILLGIYVFSTPLASYLVLATLFSLSFLVSGLSELTFAFGNRKHLDNWGWFLASGLISTVIGFLLLTNPALSMVTLPLYVGFGVMFKSIAGISFALSLKDHGDEYQSLLWLSIGGMILSIILIWNPAIIGMTLVTVTAMVFILLGIVAVLFSLKLKKLHDLPKKLKKKFEENS, from the coding sequence ATGACTTCACAACCTTTCAAAACCATCAAAAAAGCGCTGGATTACTGGTACTTGTTGACCTTAATTGGAGCAGTATTTATTCTTTTAGGAATTTATGTGTTTAGTACTCCTCTCGCTTCCTATTTAGTGTTGGCGACACTTTTCAGCCTATCATTTTTAGTTTCTGGTTTGAGTGAGTTGACTTTTGCTTTTGGGAATAGAAAACACTTGGATAATTGGGGCTGGTTTTTGGCATCAGGCCTGATCAGTACGGTAATTGGATTTTTATTACTGACTAATCCTGCACTTTCCATGGTGACTTTACCTTTGTATGTAGGGTTTGGAGTGATGTTTAAGTCTATAGCAGGTATCAGTTTTGCTTTGAGTTTAAAAGACCATGGCGACGAATACCAATCCTTACTTTGGTTAAGTATTGGAGGGATGATTTTGTCCATCATCCTAATTTGGAACCCTGCAATCATTGGGATGACCCTAGTTACTGTCACAGCGATGGTGTTTATTCTTCTAGGAATTGTTGCAGTTTTATTCTCTTTGAAGCTTAAGAAATTACATGACCTTCCGAAAAAGCTAAAGAAGAAATTCGAAGAAAATTCTTGA
- a CDS encoding saccharopine dehydrogenase C-terminal domain-containing protein, producing the protein MKTILILGAGKSSSYLIDYIAATCSDGSRKLILADLDLALANSKIQGKPNTEATGFSIEDKEALKKLITASDVVISMLPAFMHPIVAKECLILKKHFFSASYESEEIKSMQAEIEKKGLFFLNECGLDPGLDHMSAMKIILEAKANQEEILSFKSYCGGLLAPISEDNPWKYKFTWNPRNVVLAGQGISKYIDQGELKFVPYHQVFKRTETIHFDRLGDFDGYPNRDSLNYRKVYGIESIQTMLRGTLRRSGYCKAWDVFVQLGLTDDSYELNLQEGSTLRQFLNTFLPYKKELSVEEKLAEAIPEMDFPTFEKIQWLGFFGNRKLPKTQGSPASILQAILEEDWKLFPEDKDMILMQHQFEIKSSKGTKTIISSLVCYGEDSTYTAMAKTVGLPLAIAVDEFLNGKIKLTGLYVPVLPELYTPILNKLETLGIRFIESIN; encoded by the coding sequence ATGAAGACAATTTTGATTCTTGGAGCGGGAAAATCATCCTCCTATTTAATTGATTATATAGCAGCAACTTGTAGTGATGGTAGCAGAAAACTTATTCTTGCAGATTTAGACCTCGCATTAGCTAACTCCAAAATCCAAGGAAAGCCTAATACAGAAGCAACAGGTTTTTCTATTGAAGATAAAGAGGCACTGAAAAAATTAATCACTGCCTCCGATGTGGTTATTTCCATGCTGCCCGCATTTATGCATCCTATCGTCGCTAAAGAATGTCTGATCCTTAAAAAACATTTTTTCTCCGCTTCCTATGAATCTGAAGAAATAAAATCCATGCAGGCTGAAATAGAAAAGAAAGGCCTTTTTTTTCTAAATGAATGTGGTTTAGACCCAGGATTGGATCATATGTCTGCCATGAAGATTATTTTAGAGGCAAAAGCCAATCAGGAAGAAATTCTCTCCTTCAAATCCTATTGTGGTGGATTACTTGCCCCAATCAGTGAAGATAATCCATGGAAATACAAGTTTACCTGGAACCCAAGAAATGTGGTATTAGCAGGACAGGGAATCTCCAAATATATTGATCAAGGGGAATTGAAATTTGTTCCGTATCATCAGGTATTCAAAAGAACCGAAACCATCCATTTCGACAGATTAGGAGATTTTGATGGCTACCCTAATCGTGATTCCCTAAACTATCGGAAAGTATACGGCATTGAATCTATTCAAACCATGTTGCGTGGCACTTTGAGGAGGTCTGGCTATTGTAAAGCTTGGGATGTATTTGTTCAACTTGGATTAACCGATGACTCTTACGAGTTAAACTTGCAGGAAGGAAGTACCCTCAGACAATTCCTGAACACATTTTTACCCTATAAAAAAGAGTTGTCAGTGGAGGAAAAACTTGCAGAGGCCATCCCCGAAATGGATTTCCCAACATTTGAAAAAATCCAATGGTTGGGATTCTTTGGTAATCGAAAACTACCAAAAACCCAAGGAAGTCCAGCTAGTATACTGCAGGCAATCTTGGAAGAAGATTGGAAATTATTTCCAGAGGACAAAGATATGATCCTGATGCAACATCAGTTTGAAATCAAATCCAGCAAGGGCACCAAAACGATCATCTCGAGTCTCGTTTGTTATGGTGAAGACTCTACCTATACGGCTATGGCAAAAACGGTTGGCTTACCTTTAGCAATTGCCGTAGATGAATTTCTGAATGGAAAAATTAAACTCACCGGACTTTATGTACCAGTTTTACCAGAGTTATATACCCCTATTCTAAATAAACTTGAAACACTAGGAATTCGGTTTATTGAAAGTATCAACTAG
- a CDS encoding DUF4249 domain-containing protein, whose translation MKKFSFIFFILLWSCVDPYEVDIEEGVQLLTVEGMVTNGPGPHLVKLSRSDTYGSIYEGLVRPVAGATVIVRDQTGKVIFLEEDLENRGDYYTSADFSAEVGNTYTLQIQLVDGTVYSSLPETLPSVPEIQEINYQVKKIPVEGELNPDSGVQFLVDIEDPEEEDNYYYWKKGPSMYILETRPDLYHLPPPSRQPAPKDCCISCYRSEQVANYSIFIANDDTFNGLSSRIPAAFVLDDGLRFVNQYRIDIEQYSISAGAYRFLRLVKQQVELSGSVFDPPPANIRGNMVSLDHPDEVVLGYFMAAGETSKRVYVDATKLDFVQGRTIIADDCRVVDGAQTERPSDWNP comes from the coding sequence TTGAAAAAGTTTAGTTTTATCTTTTTTATCCTACTATGGAGTTGTGTAGACCCATATGAAGTGGATATTGAAGAGGGGGTTCAACTGCTGACCGTCGAGGGAATGGTGACTAATGGACCTGGACCTCATCTTGTAAAGCTTTCTAGGAGTGATACGTATGGAAGCATTTATGAAGGGCTCGTTCGTCCCGTTGCTGGAGCAACGGTGATCGTAAGGGATCAAACAGGAAAAGTGATTTTTCTGGAAGAAGATCTTGAAAATAGGGGTGATTATTATACTTCTGCAGATTTTTCAGCAGAGGTTGGAAATACCTATACCTTGCAAATCCAGCTGGTAGACGGAACCGTTTATTCTTCTTTACCAGAGACCTTACCATCCGTTCCAGAGATCCAAGAGATCAATTATCAGGTCAAAAAAATTCCTGTGGAAGGAGAATTGAATCCAGATTCAGGAGTTCAATTCTTGGTGGACATAGAGGACCCTGAGGAGGAGGATAACTATTACTATTGGAAAAAAGGTCCTTCTATGTACATTTTAGAAACCAGGCCGGACCTTTATCACTTACCTCCGCCAAGCCGACAGCCAGCACCAAAGGATTGTTGTATTTCTTGTTATCGATCTGAGCAGGTGGCTAACTATTCGATATTCATAGCAAATGATGACACTTTTAATGGTCTTAGCTCTAGAATCCCTGCAGCTTTTGTGTTGGATGACGGTTTGCGTTTTGTCAACCAATATAGAATTGATATCGAACAATACAGTATTTCTGCAGGAGCCTACCGCTTTCTTCGATTGGTGAAACAGCAAGTTGAGTTGAGTGGATCTGTATTTGATCCTCCACCTGCCAATATTCGAGGCAATATGGTCAGTTTGGATCATCCTGATGAAGTGGTTTTGGGGTATTTTATGGCAGCAGGAGAAACCAGCAAAAGAGTCTATGTGGATGCTACTAAATTAGATTTTGTACAGGGTAGAACGATTATTGCTGATGATTGTAGAGTTGTAGATGGCGCACAAACCGAGCGGCCTTCAGATTGGAATCCATGA
- a CDS encoding GNAT family N-acetyltransferase — protein MITEENKLSIRNFLKPGDLGQVAALHGKIYGEEHGFPIGFEMYVMESLIEFYRQFDEERDRVWVVESKGRMVGFLLLMHRNENSAQLRYFIIEKPFRGIGLGKELMQKWMEFFEEKNYQSAYLYTTSGLDPAISLYERYGFVKISEEKTENFGFPMLEILYRLEKA, from the coding sequence ATGATCACTGAAGAAAATAAACTTTCGATTCGGAATTTTTTGAAACCTGGGGATTTGGGACAGGTAGCTGCCTTGCATGGCAAGATATATGGGGAGGAACACGGTTTCCCCATTGGTTTTGAAATGTATGTAATGGAGAGCTTGATAGAGTTCTATAGACAGTTTGACGAAGAAAGAGATCGTGTTTGGGTAGTGGAGTCCAAGGGGAGGATGGTTGGCTTTTTGCTTTTGATGCATCGGAATGAGAATAGTGCCCAGCTCCGTTATTTTATTATTGAGAAGCCATTTAGAGGAATTGGTTTAGGAAAAGAGTTGATGCAAAAATGGATGGAGTTTTTTGAGGAAAAGAACTACCAATCCGCTTACTTATATACTACCTCAGGACTGGATCCTGCCATCAGCCTATATGAAAGATATGGCTTTGTGAAAATATCTGAGGAAAAAACAGAGAATTTTGGTTTTCCAATGTTGGAGATTTTATATCGGTTAGAAAAGGCTTGA
- a CDS encoding TonB-dependent receptor: MKKHLLIFFLLVSQLGWAQTEVNREVIGRDIGQLKGIRITGRIIDEITGEALVGATVTVPELEINRITDNNGGFELILDRAEYNLQFRYVGYETIDYPITAVGDGRISIKMLQEDFQLDDVVIYGSDPEKNIRSTDMGAITMSMNTMRELPPFLGEVDIIRSMATLPGVSQVGEAAAGLNVRGGGADQNLIQFAGAPIYNPTHLFGLFTSFNADAVNGVTLYKSVIPARFGGRGSSILDIQPKAGSISNWGGDLMLSNFSGKVGFNGPVVKDKVSIRGGFRGSYINWFLGALSNPDLKNSRANFYDGNLVISAPISEKNEFTYSYYTSYDDFAFASDTTVSWKNNSHSLQWKSVFNDKMGLEALGYYTQYDYSIFNRSGINDFDLNSGIKDYGIKAYFYYMFSETNKITVGGDFKNLELQPGELIPSTGGESGILPQKVQNENGRESGVHFQHEFELGEKFGMSYGVRYDMYSYFGPRVVREYAENQPLSDGSAISETTYADGEEIQSYNGLGPRGSLRYSFSKASSIKLGYNKMYQFIHLISNTATIAPTDVWKLSDNYLKPQIVDQISLGFYNNFKGNIFETSIEVYYKDIQNVIEYKDGANLILQNNLETELVPANGRAYGVELYVKKNLGRLTGWASYTYSRSLRQVITPFEEEIINDGDWYASNYDKPHDFTLIGNYKVSTNTSVSATFGYSTGRPVTYPEAKFDYSGNNLAYFNRRNEQRLPDYHRLDISVNFKLPGKGKFFDGDWTFSVLNVYGRKNPFSLFFVDELGAPPQALKLAVLGVPLPSISYSIKF, encoded by the coding sequence ATGAAAAAACATTTACTCATTTTCTTTTTACTGGTTAGTCAGTTGGGATGGGCTCAGACCGAAGTGAATCGGGAAGTAATCGGAAGAGATATTGGCCAATTGAAAGGAATTAGAATTACTGGCCGAATCATCGATGAAATTACAGGAGAAGCATTGGTAGGAGCTACTGTGACTGTTCCTGAATTAGAAATCAACAGAATAACCGACAACAATGGTGGCTTTGAACTGATCCTAGATCGTGCAGAGTACAACCTTCAATTTAGGTATGTGGGCTATGAAACCATTGATTACCCAATCACTGCAGTAGGCGATGGAAGAATTTCCATCAAAATGCTTCAGGAAGATTTTCAATTAGATGATGTGGTGATTTATGGTAGTGATCCCGAGAAAAATATTCGTTCCACGGATATGGGAGCCATTACCATGAGTATGAATACCATGCGTGAGTTGCCTCCTTTTTTAGGAGAAGTGGACATTATTCGCTCTATGGCCACCCTTCCAGGGGTAAGCCAGGTGGGTGAAGCTGCAGCTGGCTTAAACGTCAGAGGTGGAGGCGCCGATCAAAACCTGATCCAATTTGCAGGGGCTCCTATCTATAACCCTACCCACTTGTTTGGATTGTTTACTTCTTTCAATGCGGATGCGGTGAATGGTGTGACTTTATACAAGTCAGTAATCCCAGCAAGATTTGGAGGTAGAGGTTCTTCGATCTTGGATATACAACCAAAAGCGGGATCTATTTCCAATTGGGGTGGAGATTTGATGCTAAGTAATTTTTCCGGAAAAGTAGGTTTCAATGGACCAGTTGTAAAAGACAAGGTTTCCATAAGAGGGGGGTTTAGAGGATCTTATATCAATTGGTTTTTAGGTGCTTTGAGCAACCCGGACCTAAAGAATTCAAGAGCGAATTTTTATGATGGAAACCTGGTGATTTCTGCCCCGATCTCAGAGAAAAATGAGTTCACGTATAGCTATTATACTTCTTACGATGATTTTGCTTTTGCCTCTGATACGACCGTGTCCTGGAAAAACAACAGTCATTCCTTGCAATGGAAAAGTGTTTTCAATGACAAGATGGGCCTCGAGGCTTTGGGGTATTATACCCAATATGATTACAGCATTTTCAACAGATCCGGAATCAATGATTTTGACCTGAATTCTGGCATCAAAGATTATGGTATCAAAGCATATTTCTATTATATGTTTAGCGAGACCAATAAAATAACAGTGGGAGGAGATTTCAAAAATTTGGAATTGCAACCAGGGGAATTAATTCCTTCTACAGGAGGGGAATCAGGAATCTTACCACAAAAAGTGCAGAATGAAAATGGAAGAGAATCAGGTGTTCACTTCCAGCATGAATTTGAATTAGGAGAGAAGTTTGGGATGTCTTACGGTGTCCGATATGACATGTATAGTTATTTCGGTCCTAGGGTTGTCCGGGAGTATGCGGAAAACCAACCTCTTTCGGATGGAAGTGCCATTAGTGAAACTACCTATGCAGATGGAGAGGAGATTCAATCATATAATGGACTTGGGCCAAGAGGTTCATTACGTTACTCCTTCTCCAAGGCTAGCTCGATTAAATTGGGATACAATAAAATGTACCAGTTCATCCACCTAATTTCCAATACAGCCACTATTGCCCCTACTGATGTTTGGAAGCTGAGCGATAATTACTTGAAACCGCAAATTGTCGATCAGATATCATTGGGATTCTATAACAATTTCAAAGGCAATATTTTTGAAACCTCCATCGAAGTCTACTACAAAGACATCCAGAATGTCATAGAGTATAAGGATGGAGCCAATTTAATTCTTCAGAATAATCTGGAAACCGAATTGGTTCCTGCCAATGGACGGGCATATGGGGTGGAATTATATGTGAAGAAGAATTTGGGAAGATTGACTGGCTGGGCTTCCTATACCTACTCCCGAAGTTTGAGACAAGTAATCACTCCATTTGAAGAAGAAATCATCAATGATGGAGATTGGTATGCTTCCAATTATGACAAGCCTCATGACTTTACCTTGATAGGAAACTACAAAGTGAGTACCAACACCTCTGTTTCGGCAACATTTGGATATAGCACTGGTAGACCAGTTACCTACCCAGAAGCCAAGTTTGATTATTCAGGAAACAATCTTGCTTATTTCAATAGAAGAAATGAACAGCGATTACCAGATTATCATAGATTGGACATTTCTGTCAACTTTAAACTTCCAGGTAAGGGTAAATTCTTCGATGGGGATTGGACTTTCTCAGTATTGAATGTGTATGGACGTAAAAATCCATTCTCGCTCTTCTTTGTGGATGAGTTAGGTGCACCTCCACAAGCGTTAAAACTTGCCGTATTAGGTGTTCCTCTTCCAAGTATCAGCTACTCTATTAAGTTTTAA
- a CDS encoding alpha/beta hydrolase: MKKRIMVSYQAEYCVSHEPNFQEEEIWILFHGYGQLAEFFIRKFLPFDQNHRLFIAPEATNYSYLKDFSGRVGANWMTSHERELAIENNHRYLDQLVDGILSGFENAPKVHVFGFSQGVATATRWASRWEGRVNKFVLWAGGFAHDLQLNVSREKFLDTEFISVLGDQDEFVNSENLQKQEEMVKLLEKKVKRINFSGGHIIDSEVLKGLFEKI; encoded by the coding sequence ATGAAGAAGCGTATCATGGTCAGTTATCAGGCAGAATACTGTGTCTCCCACGAACCTAATTTTCAAGAGGAAGAAATTTGGATTCTGTTTCATGGATATGGACAATTGGCAGAATTTTTCATTCGTAAGTTTTTACCCTTTGATCAAAACCATCGGCTTTTTATTGCTCCTGAGGCAACGAATTATTCTTATTTGAAGGATTTCTCTGGCCGAGTTGGTGCCAATTGGATGACCAGCCATGAACGGGAGCTGGCCATTGAAAATAATCATAGGTACTTGGATCAATTAGTGGATGGAATCCTGTCAGGGTTTGAGAATGCTCCAAAAGTTCATGTGTTTGGCTTTTCCCAAGGAGTAGCAACTGCCACCCGTTGGGCAAGCCGTTGGGAGGGGAGGGTCAACAAGTTCGTTCTGTGGGCTGGGGGATTTGCACACGATTTGCAATTAAATGTCAGTAGAGAAAAATTTTTGGATACTGAGTTTATTAGTGTTTTGGGTGACCAAGATGAATTCGTGAATTCTGAGAATCTCCAAAAACAGGAGGAAATGGTAAAGCTATTGGAAAAAAAGGTGAAAAGAATCAATTTTTCTGGAGGACATATCATTGATTCTGAGGTTTTAAAAGGCCTTTTTGAAAAAATATGA
- a CDS encoding DUF4249 domain-containing protein, which yields MLKKYIYLLLILPLAACIDPYVVNVESGEQLLTVEGTITTTPGVQSIRLTRSDTYGSIFEGLIRPVSNATVVIRDDQGKVIFLTEDTEDRGVYYTPENFAAVVGRSYTLQIQLVDGKVYTSLPELVNSVPEIKNIDVKVVKIAVEGEVLERSGVQLIAEIEDPSDQNNFYYWRTDQSTYILKTRPDLYTPNPNLRNPPSREPEPKDCCIVCFKTELLGSQGIYLEKDDIFNGLNTKVAAGFIEDDGKRFVETLRTDLRQMSISQEAYRFLRLVKQQTEVSGSVFDPPPANIRGNMISLDDPEEVVLGYFMAAGETVKRIYIQAEDLDFTQPAVIIPDDCREIEGAQLNPPVDWNP from the coding sequence ATGCTAAAAAAATATATTTACCTGCTTTTAATTTTACCATTGGCTGCTTGCATTGACCCCTATGTGGTTAATGTAGAAAGTGGTGAGCAGTTATTGACTGTGGAAGGCACAATAACTACTACTCCAGGAGTTCAAAGTATTCGACTTACGAGAAGTGATACTTATGGGAGTATTTTTGAAGGCTTGATCAGGCCAGTCTCCAATGCTACTGTAGTGATTCGAGATGACCAGGGAAAGGTAATTTTCTTGACTGAAGATACTGAAGACAGAGGTGTGTATTATACTCCTGAAAATTTTGCGGCGGTTGTTGGTAGGTCCTATACCCTGCAAATCCAACTCGTCGATGGGAAGGTATATACCTCCTTGCCGGAATTAGTCAATTCAGTACCTGAAATAAAAAATATCGATGTGAAGGTAGTGAAGATCGCAGTGGAAGGTGAGGTTTTGGAGCGGTCAGGTGTACAGTTGATAGCAGAAATTGAAGATCCATCTGATCAAAATAACTTCTACTACTGGAGAACAGATCAGTCTACCTATATTTTAAAAACAAGGCCAGACCTTTATACTCCAAATCCGAACTTAAGAAACCCACCAAGTAGGGAGCCTGAACCAAAGGACTGCTGCATTGTATGTTTCAAAACCGAGTTGCTTGGAAGTCAAGGGATTTATTTGGAGAAAGATGACATCTTCAATGGTTTGAATACTAAAGTAGCTGCTGGTTTCATTGAAGATGATGGGAAGCGATTTGTAGAAACATTGAGAACTGATTTGAGGCAGATGAGTATTTCTCAGGAAGCTTATCGATTTTTAAGATTGGTCAAACAACAAACGGAAGTTTCAGGGTCTGTATTTGATCCGCCACCTGCAAACATCAGAGGGAATATGATCAGTTTGGATGATCCAGAAGAGGTGGTTTTAGGGTATTTTATGGCTGCGGGAGAAACAGTCAAACGAATTTATATCCAAGCAGAAGATCTTGATTTTACGCAGCCAGCAGTAATTATTCCAGACGATTGTCGTGAAATTGAAGGAGCCCAATTGAATCCTCCAGTAGACTGGAATCCATAA